GAGGCCGTCCGTCTCGTCCAGGCGGGCCTCGGGCAGGGCCTCCCGGACCTTGAGCAGGGCCAGGGACGGATCCATCACTCCCAGTTCCAGCTTGTGCTTGATCATGGCGTAGGTGGGCAGCTCCTCGCGCAGGACGCGCAGCTCCCGTCCGCTCTCGAGCAGGTATTGCAGAATGAGAGCCATTCCCACCAGGGCGTCGCGACCCAGGTGGAGGTCGCGCAGAATGACGCCGCCGTTGCCTTCGCCCCCGATGGCGGAGCCCAGCTGGCGCATGCGCACGCTGACGTTGATCTCCCCCACCTTGGTGCGGTGCAGGTCGACCCCCGCCTCGCGGGCCACGTCGTCCAGGATCTGGCTGCTGGAGACGTTGGCGACCAGGGGGGATGCCTCCTGCCGCAGCACGTGGCGCGCCGCCAGGGCCAGGGTCAGTTCCTCGCCCAGGGGACGGCCTTTGCCGTCGACCAGGGCCAGGCGGTCGCCATCGGGATCCAGGGCGAAACCCAGATCGAAGGGGCTGCTGCGCAAGGTCTCGCAGAGCGCGCCCAGGTTCTCCGGGGTGGGTTCCGGCCCGCGGCTGAAGAGGCCGCTGTCCTCCACGCCCAGTTTGACCACCTCGCAGCCCAGCTCCTGCAGGAGGCGGGGCGCCAGGACGCGCCCGGCGCCGTTGACGCAATCCACCGCCACGCGGAAGCCCCGCTTGCGCAGGGCCGGCACATCGAGCAGGCCCAGCGCCAGAATGCGCTTGACGTGGGCCTCGCCGGCGTCGGGGATGGCGTCCAGGCAGCCGAGGCGATCCCAGGAGACGCAGTGCGGACCGCGGGCGGCAATCTCCAGATGACGCCGGCTCTGCTCGGGGTCCAGGAAGAGGCCGTCGCCATGGAAGAACTTGAGGGCGTTCCACTCCACCGGATTGTGGCTGGCCGTGATGCAGACACCGCCGGCGGCGCCCAAATCCTCCACCAGCACGGCCACCGTGGGGGTGGGCACCACGCCGGCGTCCAGCACGCGGCAGCCCGCCGCCGTGAGGCCGGCCACCACCGCCTGGCGCACCATGGGTCCGCTTGGACGCGTGTCGCGGCCCAGCACCACAGGGCCGCCGCCGCAGTACTCGCCGAAGGCCGTCGCATAGCGGGCCACCACCTCCGGACTGAACCCCTCG
The sequence above is drawn from the bacterium genome and encodes:
- the glmM gene encoding phosphoglucosamine mutase is translated as MSRLMISISGIRGVVGEGFSPEVVARYATAFGEYCGGGPVVLGRDTRPSGPMVRQAVVAGLTAAGCRVLDAGVVPTPTVAVLVEDLGAAGGVCITASHNPVEWNALKFFHGDGLFLDPEQSRRHLEIAARGPHCVSWDRLGCLDAIPDAGEAHVKRILALGLLDVPALRKRGFRVAVDCVNGAGRVLAPRLLQELGCEVVKLGVEDSGLFSRGPEPTPENLGALCETLRSSPFDLGFALDPDGDRLALVDGKGRPLGEELTLALAARHVLRQEASPLVANVSSSQILDDVAREAGVDLHRTKVGEINVSVRMRQLGSAIGGEGNGGVILRDLHLGRDALVGMALILQYLLESGRELRVLREELPTYAMIKHKLELGVMDPSLALLKVREALPEARLDETDGLKFLLDAGGGPAWVQIRASNTEPILRIFAEALSDQVAQGLVERVGRALES